Proteins co-encoded in one Capsicum annuum cultivar UCD-10X-F1 chromosome 9, UCD10Xv1.1, whole genome shotgun sequence genomic window:
- the LOC107842627 gene encoding PRA1 family protein B4, whose protein sequence is MASPAVLPINNTDTAQQIGPTPAFRSFINHISTTVQTGFANRRPWSELFDRSAFSKPESFSDATLRIQKNYSYFRINYLSLLAAVLAFSLITNPVSLLTLSALLAAWLFLYLFRPSDPPLVLFGRQFSERETLGVLIVSTVAVIFVTSVGAVLVSALMVGLGIVCTHSAFRAPEDLFLDDQESPATGFLSFLGGGATNAAAIAVAPAVAARV, encoded by the coding sequence ATGGCTTCACCAGCAGTCCTTCCAATCAATAACACTGACACCGCCCAACAAATCGGGCCAACCCCCGCATTCCGTTCATTCATCAACCACATTTCCACCACCGTCCAAACCGGTTTCGCCAATCGCCGTCCGTGGTCCGAACTCTTCGACAGATCCGCTTTCTCTAAACCCGAATCTTTCTCCGACGCCACTCTCCGTATCCAAAAAAACTACTCCTATTTCCGCATCAATTACCTTTCTCTCCTCGCTGCTGTTCTCGCATTTTCTCTCATAACAAACCCTGTTTCCCTTCTTACACTTTCCGCTCTCCTCGCTGCTTGgctctttctttaccttttccGCCCTTCAGATCCTCCGTTGGTTCTATTCGGTCGTCAGTTTTCTGAAAGGGAAACGCTAGGTGTGCTTATTGTGTCCACTGTTGCTGTGATCTTTGTTACCTCCGTTGGTGCTGTGCTTGTTTCTGCATTGATGGTTGGTCTTGGGATTGTGTGTACGCATTCTGCTTTTAGGGCACCTGAGGATCTTTTCCTTGATGATCAAGAGTCTCCTGCTACTGGATTTCTCTCTTTCTTGGGCGGCGGTGCCACCAATGCTGCCGCCATTGCTGTAGCCCCTGCTGTTGCTGCTAGGGTTTGA